GCTGTGTGCTTGATCGAATCCCTGAGGTGAGGGGCCTTCCATTGGCTGAAAATGGAACCAcctggaaaagaggaagggaagctTTCAAGCCCTCAGCAGTGAAACCCCATCCCCCATCATTCTAGGAGCCCACCACCTCCAACTCCACTTCTGAACAAGCTGAAAGTAAGGAAGCATTGCCTCCCAATGGGCTAGAATCTTCATGGGTGAGAAAGAACAAGGGGATACGtagggttcaaatctagcttcacttactagctatgtgaccctgtctgccttagtttcctcagatGAGAGTAACAGCACTgttctcccagagttgtgaggaccaGAAGACTTTAGAAGGCTATGTAAAAGCTGGCATGTGCacatgcaaaatgtatgtttgaGCACATGTATGTATTTTCTGCCATTATCACTACTTCCAACCCCTCTGAGACCAAGCAGACCAAGGAAGGAAGACGAGTCCCCCAAATGttccccccttttccccaacTCACACTCTCATAGGCACGTTTCACCACAATGCCCCCCAAGCTGCGGTTCTGGGTCATTTGGTTCCTATTGATTGGTGTCTTTGTGCCTCGTGGGGTTTTTGGTTTCAGAGGAGCCTGGGCCGctacagaggaaagagaaagacctTGCTGAAATCCTTTGTTCCAGATCCATTCCCAGCCCTTCTGTACCATCCCCCTGTCCCATACCGAGGTCTTTGACGATGGTCGCCAGGGGCAGTCGCACCAGAGGATGAATCTTGAGAGGCGTTTTGGCTGCCTTGGGGAGTCGGATGGAGCCTAGTGACAGCAAGAAAAGTTACCAAATCTGGGTGACCCAGCCCAGGCAGGGTCCATACACCTTGTGGAcacttcccccttctctccaacAAATCTCTCCTGCCCATTCTCACACTCAGCCTTGATGGCGTTGGCATTGATGGGGGCATAGGGTCGGCGGGCAGCTCTCCTCGGCTGTAGCAGGTCCCTGCACATACGCCGGGCAAGACGGGTCAGCTTTGTTGTCTGCAGTAGAAACGTCTGCCTATTCTTGGCCAGCAGCTTGGCCCGGTTGGCGCTAGTTGTATATGGAGAAAGGCTCTGGGCTTCAGGTCGAGACAAGTGACCCCGGGAGTGCGGCTCCTGgtggaaagaggaaacaaagtgGGGTCCTACTGCCCTCAAAATTCTGGATCTGAGCCACCCCAACCCCACCTTCAGGATCCACTGGCTCAGGGGAACAATCCAAAGCTGCCAGACTGTTTCCTTCCTGTTAGTCAGGGAGGAGAGGCAGCTTTCTCAAGCTCTCGATTTCTCGGGCCCTTCCCACAAGCCCCAACCCTGGGTCCTTACGGTGGTACCCCGTGCTGCCCCCTCCAGCTGCGTTGGGGTCTTCAGCCCCCCATACTTCTTCCAGTAGATCCAGCAGGAAGCGCAAAGTCGACACTGCATGTTGGGGGGTCCCCAGGCATACCACTGTGCTGACTGGGTGGCTAGAGAAACAAACAGGTCAGCAGGTGGAGTGGCAGTCAGAAGGGACAAGCCTGTCCCCCACCCTCAAGCACTGAGATAGGAGCTGAAGCAGGCCCCGACACTCACTGTGGCAGCTCTCACAGGTCAGCCCCTTCTGGAATCCAGCCCCATTCATGCCTGGCTTTGACCCCACAGAGATGATCTGGTTTGGATTCGGCTTAGTGCTGGGTGGGGGACAGAAAAAGATAGGACAGGATGGATGCACAGGCTGGTTCCAGTGGCAGCTTTCCACCCCATCCCAGCCCAGGGAGTCTCCCTGCCACTCTCCTCCCAGTCCCACCCATTCCAGAtcacagggaagggaaggaagatgccCTGGCTCCCCTCCGTACCCACCTACTCCCACTTACTAGGTAGGGATGTAGACCTGTTTCAGTTTACTGTCAGCTTCGGCTGCTTTTAATCTTTTCTGTAGGTGACACAAGAAACGGAAAAAGCAGTATGTGGGATGGTCCCTGGGCCTGGCTTCCCCCCATCCACCCAACAGCAGCTCTCTGCCTTTCCTCTATGGGCCCCATACCGGTCCTCACCTGCTGGATGTAGCGGTCAGTGGTTTTCCACATGTAATAGAACTGGACGATGCTGGCGAGAGACTTCCAGGGGAGCTGGGGAGGTGATGCAGAGTGAGCTGGCGCCCTAGCCTGAGGACCCCGATCCCCtcgctgctgctgtggctgctgcttcCTAACCTAGCCCTGCTCACAGCCTCACTACTCACAAAGTCCTGACGGATATCATTGAAATCCTTGCCGTATTTCTCCAGCGCCTCCTCAAAAAGCATGGCCTCAGAGGCTGACCACTCCTCCATCTCATCACGGCACAGCACAGGGCCGCCCTGGGGCACCAGTGTGGACATGGCCTTGGCCAGGTCATAACCATTCCGCTGGAGGGTGTCCATGGCATGGAACTGCAATGGGGGCAACACCCAGTGAGGACACTCTGAGCCAGCCTAGGGATGCCAGGCACTGGCCACCCCTCTGCCTTCCCCAACCCAGACAGCATCGGCTCACCAGGGTGATGTCTCGGGAGGCAGCTGCTGCACTCATGTGCAGACTGGGCTGCCGGATAGAACTGCTGCAGTCCAGGGCCCTGGCAAAGGTGCCCACCGCTCTAGAGGAGGAACAACGGGTCACTGGGGCGGAAGGAAGCTTCagggagatggggaagggaaggggggaaacACCACAGGGAAAATCAGGACAACCTGAAGGACGCCAGCTGGGACCGAGAGAGGCCTAGGGCCTCCAGGCCACAGCTCCCCCAGCCTAGGGCCACAGTCACCCACCCAGCCCTCACCGGGCTACAACGAGGAACTGGTCAATCTGCCGGTCTGTCAGGGGGTTGTCTGGATCCCACACTTTCATTTCCATCTTCTGCTGATTTCGATTATCAGACTCACCTGGAAAAAAAGACTGCTATCATCACAAAGGACAAAGGGTGGAGGGTAGACCTCTGGACACCCATCCTTCTCACTCCTACCCTGTTCAGCTACTTTAGGATCTCTGGCTTTACTACATCCCCTTGCCATAAGCTAGGCTCCTTCACTTGTCCCCAAGCCCCTGGActcccctccctctgctcccTCAGCCCTTCCCTCCTCAGGCCTCACCTTCAGCCAGTCGCTCTGGGATCTCTGCTTGGTACTTGCAGCCAACCCGAATCTCACCCTGGTCAGCCAGAAGTGTTTTTTGCACGGGGTCAAACACCAAGGAGTAGAAGAAGCAGTCCTGAAACAGGATAGAGAGGCAGCTGAAATGAGCCTCCCCATTCCCCCCCACATGCCAAACTGCAGAACCCAGAGGCACCACCATTTCAAATCCAGCCACCTCAAATAGAGTCCACTGTATCTCATCCCAAACCAGGCTCTCCTGGAGTCCTCAAGCTTCCCAGACTtcacttcatccctccctccctccacatatCCAGCCTCCAAATCCACTCATTTCCAGGGCTCAGCATCTCTCTAACGTAAGCCCTTATGTCTACACTCACAGCCACCAGACTGGTTCAGGCCCTTAGTCTCCTAAGTGATCTCTGTCTCTCCAACCCACCCTCCACAGAGCCATTGGTGACCCTAGACAATCTGACCTCAACGTGCCTTTTCAGCCCTATATCGTTCCCCATCAGGCATCCTCTGGTTTGGCAAAAGTGGCTTTCCCGCTGTTTGTCCATCTCCATCTCAGGACCTCTGCACCTTAGGTACTGGGGGctcattctccctcccctcccccatctctcagAATCCCCAATTTCCTGGAGATTCAGCTCAAGTAACAGCACCATGAATATAAATTGATTTAAAGCCATTCTGCATGTACCTCtctcccctattaaaatgtaagctgtGGCTTTGCTTTTACCCTAGTAACCCATACACAGCTAACACCAAGGAACACTGCCCCACACTAGCTAAGGGAGGGTGGGCAGCACCACCTCTGCCACCCCCTCCACACCTGTCAGCCCTGTGCTGGCTTTCCCCACTATGGTGGCACCACCCAGACCCCTCCCTTCTGCCAACACAGCCCTCTTGGTCACCTCCTTCTCCAGGTACTGGCTCAGGATGTCCGTCTCATTTAATAACGTCACACTGCACTTCCCACTgcaagaagaggaaggaaaggtcaCTGAGTCTACAATTGCCAATCTTCATCCCCTATGATGCTCCCAAGCACTTGCCCTTGTCACTGGGAACAGGGGTCCTCTCCACTTGCCAGCTAAAGAGGAGCAGACAGTGGGAGAGAAGCCCCTTGTGGGTAGGGTAAAGAAATGACTGTATTCTGTCCCCTACCGTATGTGGGTGGCTGGCAAAGATTCAAATTGTCTCGAAAGGAAGAGTTCCCGGTGCTTCAGCTGATGTCTCTGCTGTTCTGAGACCCCTGGCTGCTTGGATTCCTCCTCAAATTCCCCTGGgagatgaaaagagaataaaGGCTAGCTGGGGGGGGAATGGGGGACTGTGCCagttcctcccccctccctccttgtgTCTGCCTCTCAATCCTGTACTGCCTTTCCTCCATCTTGGCCCCAATCACACTCTCCCCAATGCTGCCTCATCCCTAAAGTTGATCAGAAAGAGCTTCCAtaacccttctctctccctccccccccaaacctcAGAAATTCATCCCAAGCCCCAAGAGTTCATGCTGGGATCTCAACCCTAGCCAGGCTGCCAACAGGATTAAAAGCCCAGTGAGGTTATACCAGGCTGTGCCTCCCCAAGCAGGTCCTCAAACATCACAGGCCTccccccctacccccactcccTCAACCCCCTGACAAAGTAGGACCTGCAGAACCTAATGTCACTTGTTCTTTATCTGAATCCTAGTGTTTATCTTTCAGAGAAAACTCCCACCCCAACATTAACACTATCCCTCCCCTACCAAAGGCCTCAAGCTGGCTAAGCCCAGCTGTAAAGTGTTAACAGGGATGGGTgccaagcaaaggagaaaggggCAGGATAACAACATAGCAAGAAGCCCAGACCCATAGGCCATTGTTTCAACTACCAGGGAgaagggggggtggggaaggagttGGCAGCTGACTCCTCCCCTTGCCTGTGCTGCGGAAACCCAGGGCTAAGGCAAGGGGACCACACCCCCCAAACCCCTTCTGATTGGACAAAGCCAAGGTCAGTCCCTGCCAGATGGGGCAGTAAACCCCAAGGGGCTGTGAAACTTGGAGAGCCTTGTTCCCCATTAACCCTTTAGTGCTGGAACCTTGGTCTAAAAAGTTGAAAACAGACATATCAATggaaagaaatcaaaaaggaaaggGGGGGAAGAATGATAGAGATGAATTATtactgggaaaagaaagggagaaagaggaaaaaggaagtgagggagagaagttaggaaagggaaagagggaggaagagaagaaaacaaagagaaggaagatgaagacaaaagcaaaagaaatgaaattcaggagtttcttcctcttcccaaaGCCTCCACCCTGTGAAGACCAACTCCTTCAGTATTTAAACAAACCACAGCCCCTATCCTAAGGCAGGACACATGGTGTGTTTGGGACTTCCTTCCTCTTCACTTACCCTAACACAATCCTTCTCATTATAACTCTAGTTCATTCAAAACTTACCCACAAGTCCTGATTTCTCTATGATTAGATTCATTGTTTCTACCCTCCATAAAACCTCCCATTTCCCACTGTCCTCTCCTCCTGAAAACACTGGCTCTCCTCATCACGTTCCTCCTCCATTCTACTTTTCTGACATGTGAAAACAAGCCCTAACCCCTCCATGTAGACCTgcttcccccatcccaaaattcatccccccccccccagccttgGTCAGGAAACCAGAGGAAACACCTGCAGAGACCTGCCCAGACCTGAGGACatgaaggagggggaagaaagactCACTGGCATTGCTGTCAGCCAGGCTATTGAGGCTGCTAGAGATGTCCCGTCTTCGGAAAAGGCAGACAACTTTGGCCTCCACGTTCCCATTTGCAGTCTAGGAAGAAAGAGCAAAGTGGTAAAACCGGATGTTAGAGAAAGTAGGTATGTCTAAGGAAAAGGGGCCAGTAACAGGGAATATATATTAAGCACTCACAGATAAAACGACAAAAGACCTCAAGAAATTATGTGCCCAACAGAGTGCAGCTCAGTCTCAGAGCCTCCCAAGTCCCCTCCCACCTAAGGAGCTCCGAACTAGGCCTGGGCCAAAATAAACCCAAGCAAGGACACTTTGAGAAGCACACATCTAGAAAGGACCCAaggcactccattctaaccaccCAGAAGACCACCAATACTGTCTAAAAGTGATTGACCAGTCTTTACCAGTAGACTCCAGTAAGGAGAAACTGGTTAATCCTGAGGCTACCCATTCATTCTTGGATATCTGAGAACTGGAGCTTCTGCTTAGGAAGTCTGTCCTCACATTGAGTGGAAACCTACCTTTCCCTAACTTCTGCCCACTGCCCCATGGAGGCCATGCTGAGGAAGTGGAGTTGACAACCACCCACACAAAGAACAGAAGCGCCATGTGTGCCTAGATTAACCTTCAGCTCACATTCTCAGATGTGCTTCCTGGTGAGGATTCAAGCCCCTTCTgacctccccccacacacacacaagctcaCCTTATTGAGCTCCTCAATCCTTCTCACCAGGTAAGGATTGCTGGAGGAGTTCTCAAAATAGACGTAATCTGCAGTGGGGAAGAGCCAGGAGGTCAAGAGGGGGAAGCCTCTCAAAGCCCTGAGTGAGGGAGGAGGGAtgcaacaggaaaaaagaaagagggagggtggAGACCCTCTGGGGGTCTCCCATCATCACATTTACTAGGTTCTGGACGTTGGCTATCCAATGGCAAACATCAGAAGCCAGCGAGCACTTTAGCCCGGGAGTGCTGACCAGGACATGGGCAGCCTGTGGCCTCCAGCCACCCCTGCCCACGGATTCTGGGCCAGGCTTAGCTAGCTCTAAGGCAGGGCAGGCGCTGTCCCTTTGGATCCGGAGGAGGACTCAGGATAGGGGTTCGAGCCGGTAAAGCCCGGGTTCAAATCGAACCTCCAGCACAGAGGAGGGAAAGTGACTGGGGCTGCTCAGGTGGAAAGGGTCGGGGGGGCTTTCCTGCCCTGGGACACCCGAAGCTCTTTACATCCGAACTCAGGTCCCGCCCATCAGACGGAGGGCCAAGGAGCCTCCCAATCGCCCGAGGCGGATCTGGGCAGGAGTTCTGCCCCGCGGGCAGCGCTGTCGCTATAGGGGATCCCGGAGCCAGCCAGGGCCCTATGGTGCCAGAGGTGGGGCGTCTGAGATCTGCCCTGGCACTCAGAGCACTGAGCCGGACTAGGTGACCAGCAGCCCAGAGCGCCCCGGGCCTCACTCCGCCCCCCTGCTGTGGCCTCGGCGGTCAAGTTCACCCACTTAAGTCTCGTTGcgcacccccccccccgcctGGGACCCCCCATGGGTAGGGGGATGGCAGCGCATGCGTCCTCTCTTACCGGGACCCCCGGCAAGGCTCCCCGTGCGCGCATGCGCCCCTCTcgtgccgcccccccccccccccagtcgcCCGGCCCTCCCCCCCGCCGGTCCCGGTAAGCTCGTGCCGGTTCCAGCGGAGCCGGGGCGCGCGGTACTCACCCCCCACCCGGTACATGTTGGCCGCCATGGCCGCCCGACGGGGCCCGCGGGCGCCCGGCTCGGCCGCAGGGAGACCCCGGCGCTGCTCGGCCCTGCTCGGCCCCTGCCCCGGTCCcggccccgccgccgccgcctcagCCCCGGCTCATcccgcgccgccgccgccgcctcccgcCCAGGACGCGCCGAGGCCGGCGCCGGGCCCGCTCGGCTGCTtccggccccccccccccccggcccaGCGTCCCGGGTCCGCGGTTCGGTTCGTCCAAACAGAGCCCTGCCTCAGCGCCGAGCCCTTCCGGAACCCTTCCGGCTGCGCCCGAAGGACGGGCGCCCGCGCTTCGGCCACTTCCGGAGGCGCTTCGGCTCTTTCCGGCCCACGGCCTCTGGCGCTCGGGCATTTCCGCCTCCTCGGCCGGGAGGGGTGGGGCCGGGAAGGAGGGGCGGGGCCTAGACTTTAACCCTTTCCTCGCCTCAGCCTTGCAGCCCGACTCGCGGCCGCAGCAGGGAGAGTCGGACCTTTGCAtaccctttgcttttcatttgCATGGGCCCCgttggtcttttcttttcctggtttggTCCAGCCCCAGCTCAAGCACACTCCACTGCCCCACTCTGGTCAATCCTGGACCCTGAGAGCGGGGATCGCCCTTAGGGAGGGAGCACCGCGTCCAACCACCCTGCTGGTACCGAGTAGGAGACTAAGGCAGCCCCGAGGAAGTCCTCCAGCCCTGCTCTCTAACTTCCAAACCAGGGATCTCTCTAACCCTACCCCatgccaccaccacccctccccgCCTTTCCCCTGCAGAAGGACACACGGGACGCTGCAGAGGGACTTGGCATCTGTTTTATTGACCCTGCTCGGGTGCAGGGTTGAGGAGGAGGGCGGGGGCTGCTCGGCTCAGCC
The DNA window shown above is from Notamacropus eugenii isolate mMacEug1 chromosome 2, mMacEug1.pri_v2, whole genome shotgun sequence and carries:
- the MTA2 gene encoding metastasis-associated protein MTA2 isoform X1 translates to MAANMYRVGDYVYFENSSSNPYLVRRIEELNKTANGNVEAKVVCLFRRRDISSSLNSLADSNAREFEEESKQPGVSEQQRHQLKHRELFLSRQFESLPATHIRGKCSVTLLNETDILSQYLEKEDCFFYSLVFDPVQKTLLADQGEIRVGCKYQAEIPERLAEGESDNRNQQKMEMKVWDPDNPLTDRQIDQFLVVARAVGTFARALDCSSSIRQPSLHMSAAAASRDITLFHAMDTLQRNGYDLAKAMSTLVPQGGPVLCRDEMEEWSASEAMLFEEALEKYGKDFNDIRQDFLPWKSLASIVQFYYMWKTTDRYIQQKRLKAAEADSKLKQVYIPTYTKPNPNQIISVGSKPGMNGAGFQKGLTCESCHTTQSAQWYAWGPPNMQCRLCASCWIYWKKYGGLKTPTQLEGAARGTTEPHSRGHLSRPEAQSLSPYTTSANRAKLLAKNRQTFLLQTTKLTRLARRMCRDLLQPRRAARRPYAPINANAIKAECSIRLPKAAKTPLKIHPLVRLPLATIVKDLAAQAPLKPKTPRGTKTPINRNQMTQNRSLGGIVVKRAYESVVPFSANGRPLTSGIRSSTQPAAKRQKLNPADAPNPVVFVATKDTRALRKALTHLEMRRAARRPNLPLKVKPPLPSVRAPIPPPLPPHPASTNEPIVLED
- the MTA2 gene encoding metastasis-associated protein MTA2 isoform X2, with translation MPDGERYRAEKDCFFYSLVFDPVQKTLLADQGEIRVGCKYQAEIPERLAEGESDNRNQQKMEMKVWDPDNPLTDRQIDQFLVVARAVGTFARALDCSSSIRQPSLHMSAAAASRDITLFHAMDTLQRNGYDLAKAMSTLVPQGGPVLCRDEMEEWSASEAMLFEEALEKYGKDFNDIRQDFLPWKSLASIVQFYYMWKTTDRYIQQKRLKAAEADSKLKQVYIPTYTKPNPNQIISVGSKPGMNGAGFQKGLTCESCHTTQSAQWYAWGPPNMQCRLCASCWIYWKKYGGLKTPTQLEGAARGTTEPHSRGHLSRPEAQSLSPYTTSANRAKLLAKNRQTFLLQTTKLTRLARRMCRDLLQPRRAARRPYAPINANAIKAECSIRLPKAAKTPLKIHPLVRLPLATIVKDLAAQAPLKPKTPRGTKTPINRNQMTQNRSLGGIVVKRAYESVVPFSANGRPLTSGIRSSTQPAAKRQKLNPADAPNPVVFVATKDTRALRKALTHLEMRRAARRPNLPLKVKPPLPSVRAPIPPPLPPHPASTNEPIVLED